A window of Schistocerca serialis cubense isolate TAMUIC-IGC-003099 chromosome 1, iqSchSeri2.2, whole genome shotgun sequence genomic DNA:
gcagcaaatggaaatataattttcgccaccatttcacagttctgtgctggaacggattgtactgcaggcgttggtctccaatatccactccaattttattgaggttgtaatcaagtacctgaagtggtttcaatactacagacccatttctcttagtatgcgtaccaaatgttgcttgatgccttgtagacaatgtatacacatctctcttatctttccacttcattgccaatacattatctttacgccgaaaagacatttcgccctttttcagcttagcagatactaaatctttaggcaatcctttcctggatttgttcacagtaccaacagctccagtgcctttctctgccagttgctgaaatagctctggactggaataaaatcgatctaaatacacagtgtggcctttgttcagcaagctgctgtcagacaacaatcgcaaaataaccgcagacgaagaattgtcaacaatatgcttaccagcataaacttcaaaatttacaacatagccactactggcttcagcaacagcatatactttcagtccatacttatgaggcttattttgcatgtaaacacggaaactcacacgacctcgaaatgggcaaattccttcatcaattgtcactttttctgagggacgatatgcctggatacatcgctccttcaaattattataatatggcaaaactttgtaaagtggatgaaatccatcttcgcctggttttttctgatttgaattgtcaacaagatgcaagcatgacagtatctgagtgaaacgcaaacggctcatgacatggggacaaaagttacaactaagaacaggattagtgctccaatggtccgcaattttgggctttttcgaaacacacatgtggaaaataatacccaagaaacgcctcatctcacttatagtcactggcttccacgaactcaaaactgaatggggcttcagattatttcctcttcttttcttctgtattgtctgtgatgcatacaaatttgtctgtctcttgagttcatttacgtcactgtcagtaaggaacactttactgcaatccagtacagaactcgactcatcaatatccactagtatctgcctgggtgtcgtgttgacaggcagaggtcggtaggtgtcaactgcagtccactcactgtctttcggatacggcacagctgctggatttgaagcaacaccttcaacatcattctcgtcttcatctgaagacaaactgtcatcaatctcgtcttctaaaaagaatatcacattatgtgtaactacataca
This region includes:
- the LOC126455225 gene encoding piggyBac transposable element-derived protein 4-like, translated to MFRRGLSDAEIADLINHSDTLDNVESDSDDSECNGVFEEDEIDDSLSSDEDENDVEGVASNPAAVPYPKDSEWTAVDTYRPLPVNTTPRQILVDIDESSSVLDCSKVFLTDSDVNELKRQTNLYASQTIQKKRRGNNLKPHSVLSSWKPVTISEMRRFLGIIFHMCVSKKPKIADHWSTNPVLSCNFCPHVMSRLRFTQILSCLHLVDNSNQKKPGEDGFHPLYKVLPYYNNLKERCIQAYRPSEKVTIDEGICPFRGRVSFRVYMQNKPHKYGLKVYAVAEASSGYVVNFEVYAGKHIVDNSSSAVILRLLSDSSLLNKGHTVYLDRFYSSPELFQQLAEKGTGAVGTVNKSRKGLPKDLVSAKLKKGEMSFRRKDNVLAMKWKDKRDVYTLSTRHQATFGTHTKRNGSVVLKPLQVLDYNLNKIGVDIGDQRLQYNPFQHRTVKWWRKLYFHLLLMGVSNAFWLYNAVHRKKITITDFITVLAVQLVEDDTLEFIPRNEGTVGRLTKRHFLQHIPATTKKYAARVCHVCSSRSKKQSGKASRKETRYECEQCGVALCLEPCFKIFHTKKQYDSV